A genomic window from Neoarius graeffei isolate fNeoGra1 chromosome 5, fNeoGra1.pri, whole genome shotgun sequence includes:
- the LOC132886248 gene encoding uncharacterized protein LOC132886248, with protein sequence MPRKGRRSEAARRRWSKLDLEELTPSTFPLKTVSPPAGEEPSTGSRTRETHPPCSRAPVSNLVGSSPPAKPFWSTGDVLPKVRPCRGTGFRHRVLRWPTSKLTGRSHKLVIPPESPDKKFVLIVGDSHLRSIADGFAVMPEGKFSFGVMSTPGAHAAQLRTEVLHADLPRAPAAVCVLAPSNNLTASRTIEEAAVDYASFLTAVRSRWPEVFVLDFPPRLQEDEMYQVLLRQEYHRVTARMGVRYFSVAEHFPLTRLELWSRDGVHLSDREGMGILTQLLWAATEQFLKTPPPPPPVSPTPSQPLGKVSPKLVVKGEVCAPLSPDPFQWKVVGRRSKSQVPGQASVAQQQEESFLPLNPVWFSSTILRAVEEVSPSRLSGVEDCRSPPASKKVASPAAARRRRTSERRPPHHQSPVNTLVGSPPTRLSQRLEDDAPSSPVPRSRTTDGPSPRTQISVTNLMESPPVRLSCSLGDPETPCCSPVAKVPRMKTPSPAGPSKTIKDVAHQSPRPAKTWTPFPSLTSWPWIIDDGLSSSPGKEVRTFTFGFIVGLIKCLCVASHSQADMRYSDFSRNHQCSCMSLTFLAFENEGGHFNTAALDRVLAQGDSLYVAVKQQLILERRYNDDHLSVEEMPKQVLTDTNMYNVHMSDIKCGLVKASSNGNQGLLSLAEELQCLSGHVRHAFIIVSPEVIAVFRDKSGRYGVFDSHARNSAGLPDHNGTAIMKTFTEISDLAEHLLKLFADRGPFATYELVLVSFEAVGSSECLQQSLSRKKLYMTTKYISHQSFRQKKKERFYARYHSDPEFRLRCIKRCSQRRVTKLSTDATFCIFSKMQRALRIKRKYRKLVPHTPRHSQAMINPVMEATITAFRELIRRGPTCVCTVCNRAMFPNQVKLCNRGKYTQKPRVAAACLTGKYVHFCDDDCSEHCSVAQERLQEWICNTCDSHLKRGRMPPIATANRLELAPIPPELATLNVLERQLIAKILPFAKVIALPKGQQKAVRGAVVCVPSEMEATVNSLPRPRSEAQLLQVKLKRRINYKGYQHFYTVNMKNVLAALAMLKKMHSEYQDVSINDSATFDESVDQDDSQHNVADAAQPEQHQGDIEAGIDLEEVFSSQNDPDPNRRRQPKEADEEEEEEELRPGLTLDTCMQPPDIAQEILTYGDGIFSVAPAQGNKPVGFFAIPKLEAMAFPVQFPTGENTLDEPRTFSLSPSMYFNCRLFAADTRFASDQTYLFFAQFVTETHLATNSMSIQMRKGRSRAADGRHINNLMLLDRDEVQRLIMSQDATRFMQPLRGTPAYWTKTLKDVHAMVRQIGKPTFFATFSAAEMRWPEVVEVINAQQGEIGDFSELDWKAKCDILRSNPVTVMRMFEKRVDALMTNLILSPAQPIGEVEDYFYRVEFQARGSPHIHMLIWIKNSPKFDDASDDEVAAFIDHYISCEMPDPETDLELHGIVSEVQVHSRNHSKSCKKGNVACRFGFPKLPVDETFITRPPVVRPSGVLDENQDEAAARERREKRAIAKKRKKAKAKLQQVRDLLMDAGASFSSLTELLDRCGLTRKQYRKLFDRAANSNVVVLKRHPNDCWVNQYNPDLLRAWNANMDIQYVVDDYSCIMYMMSYVSKPEHEMTQFLKNVIKDVKQSNVNERDEMKQIMQAYVKHREVSAQEAVARTCSLRLKRCSRSVVFLQTDEEGLKMSHPIGRLKQMEPGSEEVWMSGLPDKYAYRPVEPEFEHMCMAEFASEYRVLYGQQTESRSGIPLLHDMGFVQKRTGKPAIIRFPRFSEQKTPEKFYRRLLKLYLPHRSDDDLRDEAHPTYEQFYKCGQKYGVRVRAIVDRNKQRYEGQGRKLDEALEQYRVHGPIVNELDCYAPEVEADRLECLAEREPDDEREDQEEVPEYEVKKDGRSSMPRIEAPQLSPDFVRKMYQSLNETQASIFYSIRQWCFELVWGHDVEPFYYFLTGGAGCGKSHVIKCVHQEATRILRELPRFRDHADMSQPAVLLTAFTGTAAFNIAGVTLHSVLKLPRSLKPPYQGLGNALDEVRAALSNAEILIIDEISMVSKELFAYVNWRFQQIRGNKKPFGGISVLAVGDFYQLPPPGRAKPLCVYEETEFDLWKDHFKMVVLTEIMRQKDDRAFAELLNRLRVKQKRDPLSNEDRRLLTQAVADIKDCPVDRLHIYATNKEVDRHNSATVASLHEDAIDIAAQDYRKMPTTGCMTMVFAVKGNQRDLPDNIMAAQGVRVMLTRNLDVEDGIVNGTFGTISHIVMTEREPKYVKLIGLQLDNPTAGQRFRKKILGPSDNLAYIERSEENLSSKKGVVRRQFPMKLAFACTAHKVQGMTMASAVVCLKRVFEPGMAYVALSRTTSLGGLTVCDFDEKKIYADPEIKMAMESMPRASFQSCRPLLSFLQSVQQTPKVLTIVHHNTQGLPCHMVDLRAHHELQQADVLCLTETHLSGSSVAEIFQLEGYAMFPRSRQLSYNSCVDMAKKDGGGVAVYCRDYVQAEPRRYMQQVTDLEFVVVKIKAPVKVLLATVYKPPNFQLGIFLQNLKNLLDSLAILNHQPIVVCGDFNEDLLSKGKKSIKDLFQSRGYTQLIKESTTEKNTLIDHIYISHPDKCLQSGVLQTYYSYHSPVYCILTD encoded by the exons ATGCCAAGGAAGGGGAGGAGGTCTGAGGCGGCCAGGCGCCGATGGAGTAAGCTCGACCTGGAGGAGCTGACTCCCTCCACTTTCCCCCTGAAG ACGGTGTCCCCCCCGGCCGGAGAGGAGCCTTCCACAGGGTCGAGGACCAGGGAGACCCACCCCCCCTGCTCCCGAGCTCCAGTCAGCAAC TTGGTTGGATCTTCACCCCCAGCCAAGCCTTTCTGGAGCACGGGAGATGTCCTTCCCAAAGTTCGGCCAT GCCGCGGTACCGGGTTCCGCCATCGGGTGCTGAGGTGGCCAACTTCAAAGCTCACAGGACGGAGCCACAAGTTGGTCATCCCGCCGGAGTCTCCTGACAAGAAG TTCGTTCTGATTGTCGGGGACTCCCACCTGCGGTCCATCGCGGACGGTTTCGCCGTGATGCCAGAGGGTAAGTTCTCGTTTGGCGTCATGTCGACCCCTGGGGCCCACGCTGCTCAGCTGCGGACGGAGGTCCTGCATGCTGATCTTCCTCGGGCCCCTGCTGCGGTCTGTGTTCTTGCCCCCAGCAACAACCTGACTGCAAGCAGGACCATCGAGGAGGCAGCCGTCGACTATGCAAGTTTCCTCACTgctgtgaggagccgctggccggAG GTTTTTGTGCTGGACTTCCCCCCCCGCCTGCAGGAGGATGAGATGTACCAGGTCCTCCTGCGCCAAGAGTACCACCGCGTGACAGCTCGTATGG GTGTGAGGTACTTCTCTGTGGCGGAGCACTTCCCCCTTACGCGCTTGGAGCTGTGGAGCAGAGACGGC GTTCACCTGAGTGACCGTGAAGGGATGGGCATCCTCACCCAGCTGCTGTGGGCCGCGACGGAGCAGTTCCTCAagacaccaccaccacctcccccGGTGTCTCCCACTCCTTCACAGCCACTTGGGAAGGTATCTCCTAAGCTGGTTGTGAAGGGCGAGGTATGTGCTCCTCTGTCTCCTGACCCCTTCCAGTGGAAGGTCGTTGGTCGGAGAAGCAAG TCGCAGGTTCCTGGTCAGGCCAGCGTGGCGCAGCAGCAG GAGGAGTCCTTCCTCCCACTGAACCCAGTGTGGTTCAGTAGCACGATCCTTCGTGCTGTGGAGGAGGTGTCTCCTTCTCGGCTGTCTGGCGTGGAGGACTGCAGGTCTCCTCCAGCGAGCAAGAAG GTGGCCTCCCCAGCGGCAGCCAGGCGTCGTAGGACCTCAGAGAGACGCCCCCCCCACCACCAGTCTCCTGTGAACACC CTGGTTGGATCCCCTCCAACCAGGCTGTCACAGAGACTGGAGGACGACGCCCCCTCCAGCCCGGTTCCTCGGTCCAGGACCACGGACGGACCATCCCCCCGCACCCAAATTTCAGTGACCAAC CTGATGGAGTCCCCTCCAGTCAGGTTGTCCTGCAGTTTGGGTGATCCGGAGACCCCCTGCTGTTCCCCGGTTGCGAAG GTGCCCAGGATGAAGACTCCTTCACCGGCTGGACCATCCAAGACCATTAAAGATGTGGCCCATCAGTCTCCTCGCCCAGCTAAG ACATGGACACCATTTCCCTCATTGACTTCCTGGCCCTGGATAATCGACGATGGACTCTCCAGCTCCCCTGGTAAAGAGGTCAGGACATTTACATTCGGGTTTATCGTGGGTTTAATaaagtgcttgtgtgt ggctagccacagtcaggcagacaTGAGGTACAGTGATTTCTCTAGAAATCATCAGTGTTCCTGCATGTCCCTGACTTTTCTTGCGTTTGAGAATGAGGGTGGTCACTTTAACACGGCTGCCCTCGATAGAGTGCTGGCACAGGGAGATTCACTGTACGTAGCAGTGAAACAACAGCTGATCCTGGAGAGAAGATACAATGATGACCATCTTAGCGTTGAGGAAATGCCAAAACAAGTCCTGACAGACACAAATATGTACAATGTCCATATGTCCGACATTAAATGTGGACTCGTCAAAGCCAGCAGCAACGGAAACCAGGGTCTCCTTTCCCTTGCTGAAGAGCTTCAGTGTCTGTCAGGTCATGTTAGGCATGCGTTCATCATTGTATCTCCAGAGGTTATTGCAGTTTTCCGTGACAAATCAGGGAGGTATGGCGTGTTTGATTCACATGCCAGAAATTCAGCAGGTCTACCAGACCACAACGGAACTGCAATCATGAAGACCTTCACTGAAATCAGTGACCTGGCTGAGcacctgctcaaactctttgcCGATCGTGGACCTTTTGCCACCTATGAGTTGGTGCTTGTGTCATTTGAAGCCGTTGGTTCCAGTGAATGTCTTCAGCAATCGTTG agtagaaaGAAATTGTATATGACGACAAAGTACATATCGCACCAGAGCTTTaggcaaaagaaaaaggagcgtttCTATGCTAGGTACCACAGTGATCCTGAGTTTAGGTTACGCTGTATCAAACGCTGTAGCCAGCGCAGAGTAACCAAACTGTCCACAGATGCTACTTTTTGCATCTTTAGCAAGATGCAGAGGGCATTAAGGATCAAGCGAAAATATAGGAAGCTAGTGCCCCACACCCCCCGCCATTCGCAGGCCATGATTAACCCTGTGATGGAAGCCACCATCACAGCATTTCGCGAGCTAATTCGTCGTGGACCAACGTGCGTTTGTACGGTGTGCAACAGAGCAATGTTTCCTAATCAGGTTAAATTGTGCAATAGGGGAAAGTACACCCAAAAACCCAGAGTGGCCGCAGCCTGCTTAACAGGCAAGTACGTCCATTTTTGTGACGACGACTGCTCTGAACATTGCTCTGTTGCACAAGAGCGACTGCAGGAGTGGATCTGTAACACATGTGACAGCCACTTGAAGAGAGGACGCATGCCACCAATAGCCACCGCGAACCGACTGGAGTTGGCACCGATCCCCCCGGAGTTGGCTACGCTCAACGTGCTCGAGAGGCAGCTTATTGCCAAAATACTGCCTTTCGCCAAGGTTATCGCTCTGCCCAAAGGACAGCAAAAAGCAGTCCGCGGAGCTGTTGTGTGCGTTCCATCGGAGATGGAAGCGACTGTCAACAGTCTCCCAAGACCCAGATCGGAAGCGCAGCTACTTCAAGTTAAGTTAAAGAGGCGCATTAACTATAAGGGCTACCAGCACTTCTATACTGTTAACATGAAAAATGTTTTAGCTGCCCTCGCCATGCTTAAAAAGATGCATTCTGAGTATCAGGATGTATCCATTAACGACAGCGCCACTTTTGACGAGTCGGTCGATCAAGACGACTCGCAGCACAATGTTGCTGATGCTGCCCAGCCGGAGCAGCATCAGGGAGACATTGAGGCTGGCATAGACCTTGAGGAGGTTTTTAGTAGTCAGAACGACCCGGACCCCAATAGACGTCGTCAGCCCAAGGAAgctgacgaggaggaggaggaggaggagcttagACCTGGCCTGACTCTGGACACGTGTATGCAGCCGCCTGACATCGCGCAGGAAATTCTTACGTATGGCGATGGAATATTTAGCGTTGCCCCCGCCCAGGGCAACAAACCAGTAGGGTTCTTCGCCATACCGAAACTAGAAGCCATGGCTTTCCCTGTGCAATTCCCGACAGGAGAGAACACACTggatgaacccagaaccttctcgctctcGCCTAGCATGTATTTTAATTGCAGGCTGTTTGCTGCTGATACACGTTTTGCTAGCGACCAAACGTATCTTTTCTTTGCGCAGTTTGTCACAGAGACGCACCTGGCGACAAACAGCATGTCGATTCAAATGCGCAAAGGCAGGTCCAGAGCTGCAGATGGCCGTCATATTAACAACCTCATGCTCCTGGACCGAGACGAGGTGCAACGGCTCATTATGAGCCAAGACGCAACTCGGTTTATGCAACCTCTTCGAGGCACCCCGGCTTATTGGACAAAAACGCTCAAAGATGTCCACGCCATGGTCCGGCAAATTGGCAAACCCACGTTTTTTGCAACGTTCTCCGCTGCCGAGATGAGATGGCCTGAGGTCGTAGAGGTCATAAATGCTCAGCAGGGAGAAATAGGGGACTTTTCAGAGCTCGACTGGAAAGCGAAATGCGACATTCTGCGGAGCAACCCCGTAACGGTGATGCGCATGTTTGAAAAGCGAGTCGATGCTCTGATGACCAACCTTATCCTCTCACCAGCACAGCCCATTGGTGAAGTAGAGGATTACTTTTATAGGGTTGAGTTCCAAGCTAGAGGAAGTCCCCATATACACATGCTGATTTGGATAAAAAACTCACCCAAATTTGACGACGCCTCTGACGACGAAGTAGCAGCGTTTATAGATCACTACATCTCATGTGAGATGCCTGACCCCGAGACAGACCTGGAGCTCCACGGAATTGTCTCGGAGGTTCAGGTGCACAGCAGGAACCATTCCAAGTCCTGCAAAAAAGGCAACGTTGCCTGTAGGTTTGGCTTCCCTAAACTGCCCGTGGATGAAACCTTCATCACTAGGCCCCCCGTTGTTCGCCCCTCTGGAGTTTTAGACGAAAACCAAGACGAGGCTGCTGCTAGAGAACGTAGGGAGAAGCGGGCAATCGCTAAGAAGCGAAAGAAAGCCAAAGCCAAGCTTCAGCAAGTTAGAGACTTGCTCATGGATGCAGGCGCTTCATTTAGCAGCTTGACGGAGTTGCTCGACCGATGCGGTTTGACGCGTAAGCAGTACCGTAAGCTCTTCGACCGCGCCGCGAACAGCAACGTCGTGGTCCTGAAGCGGCATCCGAATGACTGCTGGGTTAATCAGTACAACCCAGACCTGCTTCGTGCCTGGAACGCCAACATGGACATTCAGTACGTCGTGGATGACTACAGCTGCATCATGTACATGATGTCCTATGTGTCGAAGCCAGAGCATGAGATGACTCAATTCCTTAAGAACGTCATCAAAGATGTAAAACAGTCCAACGTAAATGAGCGTGACGAAATGAAGCAGATTATGCAGGCCTATGTTAAACATAGAGAGGTCAGCGCTCAAGAGGCTGTTGCTCGCACCTGCAGCTTGCGTCTGAAGAGGTGCTCCCGCTCCGTTGTGTTCCTTCAGACCGACGAGGAGGGTCTGAAGATGAGTCACCCTATTGGCAGACTCAAGCAAATGGAGCCGGGTTCGGAGGAGGTGTGGATGTCGGGCCTGCCTGACAAATACGCCTACAGGCCTGTCGAGCCGGAGTTCGAGCACATGTGCATGGCCGAGTTTGCGTCGGAGTACAGGGTGCTGTACGGGCAGCAAACTGAAAGTAGAAGCGGCATCCCCCTCTTACACGACATGGGCTTTgttcagaagaggactgggaaacCAGCAATTATTAGATTTCCTCGCTTCTCAGAGCAGAAAACACCTGAGAAGTTCTATAGAAGACTGCTCAAGCTTTATCTCCCACACAGATCCGATGACGACCTGAGAGATGAAGCACACCCGACTTACGAGCAGTTTTATAAGTGTGGCCAAAAGTATGGCGTGCGTGTCCGAGCCATCGTAGACCGCAACAAACAACGCTATGAAGGTCAAGGTCGGAAGCTTGACGAAGCGTTGGAACAGTATCGGGTGCATGGCCCTATAGTTAATGAATTGGACTGTTATGCGCCTGAAGTAGAGGCAGACCGGTTAGAGTGTCTTGCAGAGCGAGAACCTGACGATGAGCGTGAAGACCAAGAAGAAGTTCCTGAATACGAAGTCAAGAAAGACGGGAGGAGCTCCATGCCTAGGATAGAAGCGCCGCAGTTGAGTCCAGACTTTGTGAGAAAAATGTATCAAAGTCTGAACGAAACGCAGGCTTCTATCTTCTACAGCATACGTCAGTGGTGCTTTGAACTTGTGTGGGGTCATGACGTCGAGCCGTTTTATTACTTTTTGACCGGGGGAGCTGGCTGTGGTAAATCGCACGTAATCAAGTGCGTTCACCAGGAGGCAACGAGGATTCTGCGTGAGCTCCCCAGATTCCGGGACCATGCAGACATGTCCCAGCCTGCGGTGCTGCTGACCGCCTTCACTGGCACAGCAGCCTTCAACATCGCTGGCGTAACGTTGCACTCCGTCCTCAAACTGCCAAGATCCTTGAAGCCACCGTATCAAGGTCTTGGAAACGCCCTTGATGAGGTCAGAGCGGCGCTGTCCAATGCGGAGATTCTCATCATTGACGAGATCTCCATGGTTTCCAAAGAGCTGTTTGCCTACGTCAACTGGCGTTTTCAACAGATCCGAGGAAACAAGAAGCCGTTCGGAGGAATTTCTGTCCTTGCTGTAGGTGACTTTTATCAGTTGCCGCCTCCCGGTAGAGCCAAGCCGCTGTGTGTGTACGAGGAGACGGAGTTTGATCTCTGGAAGGATCACTTCAAAATGGTCGTCCTTACAGAGATCATGCGACAGAAGGACGATCGGGCTTTTGCTGAGCTCTTGAACCGCCTGAGAGTGAAGCAAAAGCGCGATCCTTTGAGCAACGAAGATAGACGGTTGCTCACACAGGCAGTGGCCGACATCAAGGATTGTCCAGTAGATAGGCTGCATATATATGCCACCAACAAAGAAGTTGACCGTCACAACTCCGCCACTGTAGCCTCCCTCCACGAGGATGCCATTGACATCGCAGCTCAGGATTACCGTAAAATGCCTACGACCGGCTGCATGACGATGGTGTTCGCCGTTAAAGGTAACCAGCGAGACTTGCCTGACAACATAATGGCTGCTCAAGGAGTACGCGTTATGTTGACCAGGAATCTCGACGTGGAGGACGGAATTGTTAACGGAACATTCGGAACCATCTCGCACATTGTGATGACGGAGCGCGAGCCAAAATATGTAAAGTTGATTGGACTCCAGCTGGACAATcccacagcaggacagagattccGCAAAAAGATCTTGGGTCCCTCAGACAATCTGGCCTATATTGAAAGGTCTGAGGAGAACCTGAGCAGCAAAAAAGGCGTTGTTCGTCGCCAGTTCCCCATGAAGTTGGCTTTTGCCTGTACGGCCCACAAAGTACAAGGCATGACGATGGCGTCGGCGGTTGTGTGCCTGAAACGCGTCTTCGAACCGGGCATGGCTTATGTAGCTCTAAGCCGCACAACTTCGCTGGGAGGTCTGACCGTCTGCGACTTCGACGAGAAGAAGATCTACGCCGACCCCGAGATAAAGATGGCTATGGAAAGTATGCCTCGAGCGTCTTTCCAGAGCTGTAGACCGTTGTTGAGTTTTCTTCAATCCGTGCAACAAACTCCAAAGGTTTTGACAATTGTCCACCACAACACGCAGGGTCTGCCATGTCACATGGTGGACCTGAGAGCGCATCATGAGCTCCAACAAGCGGATGTGCTTTGCCTTACAGAGACACATTTGTCGGGGTCTTCTGTAGCTGAAATTTTTCAATTGGAGGGGTATGCCATGTTCCCACGTAGCAGACAGCTGTCTTACAACAGCTGTGTGGACATGGCTAAAAAAGATGGAGGTGGAGTTGCAGTGTACTGCAGAGACTATGTGCAAGCAGAGCCTCGCAGGTACATGCAACAGGTCACGGATTTGGAGTTTGTTGTTGTTAAAATCAAGGCTCCGGTCAAAGTACTATTGGCGACGGTTTACAAACCGCCAAATTTTCAATTAGGAATCTTTCTCCAAAATTTGAAAAACCTCTTGGACTCATTGGCCATTTTAAATCACCAGCCCATTGTTGTTTGTGGCGATTTTAATGAGGATCTTCTttcgaaaggaaaaaaaagcatcaaagacttatttcagtccagaggttACACTCAATTAATTAAAGAGTCCACCACCGAGAAGAACACGCTGATTGACCACATTTATATTTCACATCCTGATAAGTGTCTTCAATCAGGTGTTCTCCAAACGTACTACAGTTACCACAGTCCGGTTTATTGTATTTTGACCGACTAA